GATTGAACGGTCACCGTCATTCCGCACACGGGGTCTTTCAGCGGTTGAACCGCATCAGCGAGCATCATCGCCGCCTTCTTATCCCTTCAACCCCCGCTCCGCCATCGCCACCGCCTGGAAGATGGCGCGGCCCTTGTTCAGGGTCTCCTTCCATTCGAGCCTCGGTACCGAGTCGGCGACGATGCCGGCACCGGCCTGGATGTGCAGGGTGCCGTCCTCGATGAGCGCGGTGCGGATGGCGATGGCGGTGTCCATGTTGCCGGCCCAGGAGAGATAACCGACGGCGCCCGCATAGACGCCGCGCTTGACGGGCTCCAGCTCGTCGATGATCTCCATGGCGCGGATCTTCGGCGCGCCGCTCACGGTGCCGGCGGGGAAGGTGGCGCGCAGCACGTCCAGCGGTCCTATGCCGGCCCGCAGCCGGCCGGTGACGTTGGAGACGATGTGCATCACGTGGGAGTAACGCTCGGTGATCATCCGATCGGTCACCTGTACGCTGCCGGTCTCGGCCACCCGGCCGATGTCATTGCGTCCGAGATCGATGAGCATGAGGTGCTCCGCAAGCTCCTTGGGGTCGTTCAGGAGCTCGTGTTCCAAGGCCCGATCCTCCGCCGGGTCCCGTCCACGACGCCGGGTTCCGGCAATGGGGCGGACCGTGACCAGCCCGTCCTCGACCCGCACCAGGATCTCCGGCGAGGAACCGGCGATATGAAAATCCCGGAGGTTCAGATAATAGAGGTAGGGGGACGGGTTCAGGCACCGCAGCGCCCGGTACAGATTGACAGGAGGCGCCGCGAAACCGACGGACAGGCGCTGCGAGAGCACCACCTGCATGACGTCGCCTTCGCGGATGTAATGCTTGATCCGGGACACGGCCGCCTCGAAGTCCTCGCGCGCGAAGCTCGGCTCGAAGTCGCCCTCCCCGACGGTCCTCGGTGAATGAGACGGCGGCGCCGGCGGCCCGTCGCGCCCCAGTCGCTCGACGAGCGCCGCCAGCCGCACCTCGGCCTGCTCCAGGGCGCCGGGTCCCGTCGGGTCCGCGTGTACGATGCAATACAGCCGACCGCTCAGGTTGTCGAACACCAGGACCTCGTCGGAGACCATCAACAGGATGTCCGGGCAGCCGAGCGGATCGGACTTGGCCGCGCCGCGCAATCTGGGCTCGACGTAACGCACCGTGTCATAACCGAAATAGCCCACCAGCCCGCCAGAGAAGCGCGGCAGATCGGCGCTCACGGGCACGCGGAAGCGCTGGCGGAAGGCGTCGATCCAGGCGAGCGGATCGGGGGTGTCGGTGCGCTCGACGACCTCGCCCTGCCGCTCCACGAAAACGCTCTCGCCGCACACCTTGACGACGGTGGCGGCGGGAAGTCCGATGATGGAATAGCGACCCCACGTCTCGCCGCCCTGGACGGACTCGAAGAGATAGGAATAGGGCCCGGCGGCGAGCTTGAGATAGGCGCTGAGCGGCGTGTCGAGATCGGCGAGGATCTCGCGCATGACCGGGACGCGGTTATAGCCCCGGCGCGCGAGATCCGCGAGGTCCGGCGGGCGCAGGGTCGGGGTCGGCAGGGGTGCCACTGAATCGAACTGGTCAGACGAAATCCGACAGCTCGGCGAGCGAATCGATGATGGCGTCCGGCCGCGCCTCTACGATGTCCTCGCCGTTGTGGTAGCCATAGCGGACGCAGATGACCGGGATACAAGCCGCGCGTGCCGAGGACACGTCGTTGACGGAGTCGCCGACCATGAGGGTTTCCCCTGGGACGATCCCCAGGGCCTCGACGGCGTGCAGGAGCGGGGCGGGATCCGGTTTGCGCGTGCTCAGGGTGTCACCCGACACCACGATGGCAAAGTCTCGCAGGAGCCCGAGGGCGGCCAGCAAGGGCTCGGTGAAACGCCCACGTTTATTGGTCACGCACCCGACTTGCATCCCGCTCGCCAGCAGATAATCGAGTCCTTCGCGCACGCCGGGGTAGAGGCGGCTCCGGCGGCAGGGGTTTTCACCGTAGATCTCCGAGAAACGCCCAAAGGCGGAGCGAAACAGATCGCCGTCGGGCTCGAGCTCCCCATCGCCCGTGAGCGCGCGCTTGACCAGGCGTTCGGCACCGCTGCCGATCCAGTTCCGGACCCGGGACTCGCCGCAGGCGGGCCGGCCGAGCGAGAAGAGCATCGCATCGATGCTGAAGGCAAGGTCCGGCGCGCTGTCGACGAGCGTACCGTCGAGGTCGAACAAGACGAGCTTGGGGCGCGCGAAGCTCAAGGTCTCGCCCGGGCCAGCTCCGCCCGCAGGGCGGACACGGTGGCGGCGTAATCGGGGCTATCGAAGACGGCCGTGCCGGTCACGAAGGTGTCGGCCCCCGCCGCGGCGATGCGCCGGATGTTGTCCAGACACACCCCCCCATCGACCTGCAACCGGATGTCCCGGCCGCTCGCCTCGATGAGCTTGCGGGTCTCTTCGACCTTGGCATAGGTCGTTTCGATGAAGGGCTGGCCGCCGAAGCCGGGATTGACGGACATGAGGAGGACCATATCGAGCCGCTCCCACACATAGCCGAGGTGGGCGAGCGGCGTGGCCGGATTGAGCGAGAGCCCGGCCCGGCAGCCCTGCTCCCGGATGAGCCCTAGCGTGCGGTCCACGTGCTCGCTGGCCTCTGGGTGAAAGGTGATATAGTCGGCGCCGGCCGCCGCGAACTCGGGGACGATCCGATCGACCGGCTTGACCATCAGATGGACATCGATGGGGGCATCGATCCCGTAGCGCCGCAGCGCCCGGCACACGGCGGGACCGAAGGTGAGGTTCGGGACATAGTGATTGTCCATGACATCGAAGTGTACCCAGTCGGCGCCCGCGCGCAGCACCTCCGCCACCTCCTCGCCGAGGCGGGCCAGATCGGCCGCGAGGATGGAGGCGGCGATGGTATAGCGGCGAGACATGGGTCAAGAGGGGCCGTCTGGGAACGAGCCGGCACTTTACCGGATCCGCAGAGGCTTTGCAGCCGCTGGGATCTCCCGCCTCTCTCGGGGCCTCTCGGCGAGGGGTCGTAGGAAACGGGCAGCGCTCTTCGGCCGGAGGCAGAGAAAAAAAAGGGGGAGGCTCGATGCCTCCCCGCGCAAGTTCAGGCTAAAACAATAGGCGTATTAGACAGGGAGGCGCCTTTCCGTAGCATGAACAGGACATTACGATTCGTTAATCCTCGTCCTTCATGCGTATCCTCCTGATCGAAGACGATAAACAGGCCGCGGCCTACCTGGTCAAGGGGCTCAATGAGGCCGGCTTCAATGTCGAGCACGCGCCCGACGGCCGGGACGGACTCTATCTCGCCACCAGCGAGTCATTCGATCTCGTCATCGTCGACCGCATGCTGCCCGGGCTCGACGGTCTGGCGATCATCCAGGCGCTGCGCGCCCAAGGCCACAAGACGCCTATCCTCATCCTGAGCGCGCTCGCCCAGGTCGATGACCGGGTGCGTGGGCTGCGCGCGGGGGGCGACGATTACCTCACCAAGCCTTACTCGTTCGCGGAGCTCATGGCCCGCATCGAGGCCCTGTTACGGCGCGGTCAGGCCCAGGCCGTCGTTACCACCTTGGAGGTGGCGGGGCTCCACATGGACCTCGTGGGCCGCACGGTAGCGCGCGATGGCCGGCGCATCGAATTACAGCCGCGCGAGTTCCGGCTCCTCGAGCATCTCATGCGTCACGCCGGTCAGGTGGTGACGCGCACGATGTTGCTCGAGGCCGTCTGGGACTATCACTTCGATCCTCAGACCAACGTAATCGACGTACACATGAGCCGCCTGCGGCAGAAGATCGACAAGGGATCCGACAGGCCCCTCCTGCACACCGTGCGCGGGGCGGGGTACACCCTGCGTGAAGACCCCTAGAGTACTGCGGAGCTCGACCTTCCGGCTGTCGGCCCTGTACATGGCCTTGTTCTGGGCCTCGACGGCCATCCTGCTGGGATTCATCCGGTATGCGACCGTCGGCATGATGGACCGCGAGACCCGCGAGCGCATCGATGTCGACTACCAGGTCCTGACCCAGACATATCGGCACGCCGGGATCCAGGGCCTGCGCCGGATGGTCGAGGAACGCTCGGGCGATAGGGCCGTGGCGGGGGCGCTCTACCTCCTGGTCGATACGCACAGCCGGCCGCTCGCCGGTAACCTGGCCTTCTGGCCGGACGACAGCGGCGTCGAAGCGGGTTGGATCCGGCTCGCGATCCAGATGCCCGGGGCCTCCGGGTACCTCCACCACCAGGCCACGGCCCGCATCGCCCGGCTGCCCAATCACTATCGCCTCTTGGTCGGCAGGGATATCCAGGATCGGCTGGTGTTCCAGGAGTTGATCACGCAGAGCCTGCTCTGGTCCGTCGTGATCGTCGGCGTTCTGAGCCTGATCGGCGGGGTCATCATCAGCCAGCGGATGCTCCGCCGGGTCGATGAGCTGGCCCGCACTGCGAACACCATCATCCAAGGCGACCTCGGCACGCGTCTGCCGGTCCAGGGGATCGGCGATGAGTTCGACCGCGTCGCCCAGAACGTCAACCGGATGCTGGACCAGATCGAGCGCCTGACCTCGGGCATGCGCACCGTGATCGATAGCGTCGCGCACGATCTGCGGGGTCCGCTGACGCGCATCCGGGGCCATATCGAGCTGGCGCTCGCGGGCCCCACCGACGCCATGGCCTACCGCCAGGCACTCGACACGGCGCTCGCCGAGAGCGAGCGGCTCCACCGTACGGTCGATGCCCTGCTGCAGATCGCCCAGGCCGAATCCGGGACCCTCGGGATGGAGATGGAGCCGATCGATCTCGCCGCCGTCGCACGCGATGTGCTGGACCTCTACCAGCCGTTCGCCGAGGACAAGGCGCTCCGGATCGAACACGACATTGGAGCCGGCCACTGGATCCGGGGCAATCGCCAGTTGCTCGCCCAGGGACTTGCAAACCTCGTCGACAACGCCATCAAGTACACCCCGGAAGGCGGGCGGATCGGCCTTCGCGTGTCGTTCTCGGGCGGAGAGACGCGCCTCGAAGTCTGGGACAGCGGACCCGGTATACCCGAGGCGGATCGGGCCCGGGTGCTGGAGCGCTTCGTACGCCTGGATGGGAGCCGCACGACGCCCGGCAGCGGTCTCGGCCTGAGCCTGGTCGCGGCCGTGGCCAAGCTCCACGGCGCCCGCCTCACCCTCGGCGACAACGCCCCGGGCCTCTGCGTCGTCCTGGCCTTCGAGGGGGCGACCCGTGCCGAGGGATGACGCGCGGAGCCCGGAGATCCGCCTCCCTGCGCGTCGTTACGCCTGAACTTTTCTCAAGCTGGTGTCCTCGCCCGTGCAACGTTCGTTTGAGGAAGATCTCGAAGCGCTTGCGCGGATCGTCTGGCGTGGCCGGTGAGTGATAATAAGTTACTAAGAACTATCGAGCTTATGACGGAAGGCGCCATCGCAGTCCAGGGAAACGAGCGTAGTCCCTGTCCAAGGTCACCCACTCGCAGCCCGATTCGAGTGCCAGCGCCGCGTACCACGCGTCAGGTACCAGGTTGCCGCAAGCATCAGCGTCTTTGCACAGACGGGAAAAGATGGACCAGTGCTGCGATCCGGGCTGTATCAGTACGCAATGGGGCTGAGCCATGAGGGTTTCGCAGAATTCGACGACTTCGGCGAGAGCGCTAGGGTGGGAGAAAATCTTGGGATGGGTTGTCACCCGGATGAGCCCGCTCAGCACTTGCGGAGAGGTGCCGTAGCGCGAGTCGCCGTTGACGACTCCGTCCAGCCAATTTCGACAAAGATGGTGGTCACCAGAGTCGGATCGGAAAGCATGAACGAGGACGTTGACGTCAGGGAGGATCATGGCTCCTCCATCCGGTCCTGGAGATCGCTCGACCGGTTCAGGTCGACGCCCGGCAGCGTACCGCCCGACCTTTTGGAGATTGGCAATTGCACCCGTGTTCGCCTCGCCGCCTTGGATTCAGCCAGCACGGTCTTTAGGCCCTCTTCGACCAGCGAGGTCAGAGTTCGGCCTTGCTCGGCGGCCTTCTTCTTGGCCCTGTGCAGTAGATCGTCTGATAGTCGGATCGTCGTTCTCATATGTCAAAGAATATGTCGTGGGCATTAGTATGTCAATGAAGTCGGAGCGGACGCAAGATGAAGACCCTGACCAGCTGCTCGTGGTCACGGTCTGCGCCATTGGGGGAAGCTTATCCATCTCGAGGACATCATCGGCGCGTTCCTCTGCGGCATCGCCATCAGCCAGGTACCCGCCGAAGGCCCCGCGCGAGAAGCTCGCTCTTCATCCGCGGCTCCTTCGTCGTAGTCGGGATCCGCGATTAAGGGGTCAGGCGGAAATATATCGAGCCTGGCCGAGCCTGGCCCCTTTAACCCACCAAGCCCTACTCGTTGGCGGAGCTCATGCGATCGATCTCGCCGCCGTCGCACGTGATGTGCTGGACCTCTACCAGCCGTTCGCCGAAGACAAGGCGCTCCGGATCGAACACGACATCGGAGCCGGCCACTGGATCCGGGGCAATCGCCAGTTGCTCGCCCAAGGGCTTGCGAACGTCATCGACAACGCCATCAAGTACACCCCGGAAGGCGGACGGATCGGCCTTCGCGTGTGGTTCTCGGGCGGAGAGACGCGCCTCGAAGTCTGGGACAGCGGACCCGGTATACCCGAGGCGCATCGGGCCCGGGTGCTGGAGCGCTTCGTACGCCTGGATGGGAGCCGCACCACGCCCGGCAGCGGCCTCGGCCTGAGCCTGGTCGCCGCGGTGGCCCAGCACCACGGCGCCAGCCTCACGCTAGGCGACAACGCCCCGGGCGTGCGCGTCGTCCTCGCCTTCGAGGGGGCGACCCGTGCCGAGGGATGACGCGCTCAGTTAGGGAGATCCGCCCTCCCTGTGCGTCGCTACACCTCGGTCAACCCGCCCGCTCGATCGGGTACCGCGGCAGGCGCATGGGATAAGAGCCATCAGGAACGGGCTCATTTGATTCGGGGCTCAGTGCAGCCTAATTAGCCGACATTATTCGAGCCCGGCCCATTTTTTCCCGTCTCCGGCGGCGGCCCTACGTGATGGGCCGCGGTCCTCACGCGTCGACTCACCAGAGAGATGGTTTATACTTCCTATGCTCTCCGAGGTCGTGCTTTCGGAGCAGATAAGGCAAATTTCTTGGGTCAACATGCAGCATGGCTGCCGCTTGCCGCTTGATCCCGTGAGCACGCGAGAGCGCTTCAAGAAGGATTTGTTTTTCCGCCAAGTTCAGTTTTTCCCTTAAACCGGGTTCCACCGCAGGTTCAGGCGCGCTTCCCATCGCGCCGGATTGCGCAAGATTCATGGGGAGACTGGAAGGCCGAATAGCCGGACTCTTTTCAACGATAACCGCATGCTCGATCGCATTTTCGAGCTCCCGCACATTGCCAGGCCAATCATACTGAAGCAGCACACTCAGCGCTTCAGGAGCGATGGAACCAATGTCTTTGCGGACTGTCTTGGCGTGCTGCTGAACAAAGTATTTACCCAGAAGCGGTATGTCTTCCTTTCGCTCACGCAACGGCGGCAGCGAGATCGAGAAGACGTTGAGACGGTAATACAAGTCTTCACGAAACCTGCCTTCGCTGACCGTTTTCACGAGATCGGTATTGGTCGAGGCGAGCACCCGCACATCGACTGATGTCGTCACAGAACTGCCTACGGGCTCAAACTCTCGTTCCTGCAAAACACGCAGCAGCTTGGCTTGCCCGGCGGGCGACATACTGCCTATCTCATCTAAGAGGATTGTGCCGCCGTCAGCCTGCTTAAAACGACCGCGTCGATCGCGAACCGCGCCGGTGAAGGCTCCTCGCACGTGACCAAAGAGCTCGCTTTCCAACAGCGTTTCCGTGAGCGCAGCGCAGTTGACCTTGACGAAGGGACCGCAACAGCGATGGCTGTGGGCATGAATGGCGTTCGCGATGATCTCCTTACCCGTCCCGCTTTCCCCTTGGATCAACACGTTCGCATTACTTTTCGCTACCGAACCGATGAGCC
This portion of the Pseudomonadota bacterium genome encodes:
- the trpE gene encoding anthranilate synthase component I, translated to MREILADLDTPLSAYLKLAAGPYSYLFESVQGGETWGRYSIIGLPAATVVKVCGESVFVERQGEVVERTDTPDPLAWIDAFRQRFRVPVSADLPRFSGGLVGYFGYDTVRYVEPRLRGAAKSDPLGCPDILLMVSDEVLVFDNLSGRLYCIVHADPTGPGALEQAEVRLAALVERLGRDGPPAPPSHSPRTVGEGDFEPSFAREDFEAAVSRIKHYIREGDVMQVVLSQRLSVGFAAPPVNLYRALRCLNPSPYLYYLNLRDFHIAGSSPEILVRVEDGLVTVRPIAGTRRRGRDPAEDRALEHELLNDPKELAEHLMLIDLGRNDIGRVAETGSVQVTDRMITERYSHVMHIVSNVTGRLRAGIGPLDVLRATFPAGTVSGAPKIRAMEIIDELEPVKRGVYAGAVGYLSWAGNMDTAIAIRTALIEDGTLHIQAGAGIVADSVPRLEWKETLNKGRAIFQAVAMAERGLKG
- a CDS encoding phosphoglycolate phosphatase, which encodes MSFARPKLVLFDLDGTLVDSAPDLAFSIDAMLFSLGRPACGESRVRNWIGSGAERLVKRALTGDGELEPDGDLFRSAFGRFSEIYGENPCRRSRLYPGVREGLDYLLASGMQVGCVTNKRGRFTEPLLAALGLLRDFAIVVSGDTLSTRKPDPAPLLHAVEALGIVPGETLMVGDSVNDVSSARAACIPVICVRYGYHNGEDIVEARPDAIIDSLAELSDFV
- the rpe gene encoding ribulose-phosphate 3-epimerase, whose protein sequence is MSRRYTIAASILAADLARLGEEVAEVLRAGADWVHFDVMDNHYVPNLTFGPAVCRALRRYGIDAPIDVHLMVKPVDRIVPEFAAAGADYITFHPEASEHVDRTLGLIREQGCRAGLSLNPATPLAHLGYVWERLDMVLLMSVNPGFGGQPFIETTYAKVEETRKLIEASGRDIRLQVDGGVCLDNIRRIAAAGADTFVTGTAVFDSPDYAATVSALRAELARARP
- a CDS encoding response regulator transcription factor, which gives rise to MRILLIEDDKQAAAYLVKGLNEAGFNVEHAPDGRDGLYLATSESFDLVIVDRMLPGLDGLAIIQALRAQGHKTPILILSALAQVDDRVRGLRAGGDDYLTKPYSFAELMARIEALLRRGQAQAVVTTLEVAGLHMDLVGRTVARDGRRIELQPREFRLLEHLMRHAGQVVTRTMLLEAVWDYHFDPQTNVIDVHMSRLRQKIDKGSDRPLLHTVRGAGYTLREDP
- a CDS encoding HAMP domain-containing histidine kinase: MKTPRVLRSSTFRLSALYMALFWASTAILLGFIRYATVGMMDRETRERIDVDYQVLTQTYRHAGIQGLRRMVEERSGDRAVAGALYLLVDTHSRPLAGNLAFWPDDSGVEAGWIRLAIQMPGASGYLHHQATARIARLPNHYRLLVGRDIQDRLVFQELITQSLLWSVVIVGVLSLIGGVIISQRMLRRVDELARTANTIIQGDLGTRLPVQGIGDEFDRVAQNVNRMLDQIERLTSGMRTVIDSVAHDLRGPLTRIRGHIELALAGPTDAMAYRQALDTALAESERLHRTVDALLQIAQAESGTLGMEMEPIDLAAVARDVLDLYQPFAEDKALRIEHDIGAGHWIRGNRQLLAQGLANLVDNAIKYTPEGGRIGLRVSFSGGETRLEVWDSGPGIPEADRARVLERFVRLDGSRTTPGSGLGLSLVAAVAKLHGARLTLGDNAPGLCVVLAFEGATRAEG
- a CDS encoding type II toxin-antitoxin system VapC family toxin, producing MILPDVNVLVHAFRSDSGDHHLCRNWLDGVVNGDSRYGTSPQVLSGLIRVTTHPKIFSHPSALAEVVEFCETLMAQPHCVLIQPGSQHWSIFSRLCKDADACGNLVPDAWYAALALESGCEWVTLDRDYARFPGLRWRLPS
- a CDS encoding DUF2191 domain-containing protein, producing MRTTIRLSDDLLHRAKKKAAEQGRTLTSLVEEGLKTVLAESKAARRTRVQLPISKRSGGTLPGVDLNRSSDLQDRMEEP
- a CDS encoding sensor histidine kinase translates to MLDLYQPFAEDKALRIEHDIGAGHWIRGNRQLLAQGLANVIDNAIKYTPEGGRIGLRVWFSGGETRLEVWDSGPGIPEAHRARVLERFVRLDGSRTTPGSGLGLSLVAAVAQHHGASLTLGDNAPGVRVVLAFEGATRAEG
- a CDS encoding sigma 54-interacting transcriptional regulator, whose translation is MNHATGLHHAFYDAANDPIFIVDAVTRTVIEANAQALKDSGYGPEELKGLAIDRLVRSRGGLELMFEGRSQKTHWEGVQLLKKGGEPIAVNVSATWVEWNSRSYIYVIACRSEGTLSIRDERGEDRGSTPREDMSFPMIIGQSEKIRDVCRLIGSVAKSNANVLIQGESGTGKEIIANAIHAHSHRCCGPFVKVNCAALTETLLESELFGHVRGAFTGAVRDRRGRFKQADGGTILLDEIGSMSPAGQAKLLRVLQEREFEPVGSSVTTSVDVRVLASTNTDLVKTVSEGRFREDLYYRLNVFSISLPPLRERKEDIPLLGKYFVQQHAKTVRKDIGSIAPEALSVLLQYDWPGNVRELENAIEHAVIVEKSPAIRPSSLPMNLAQSGAMGSAPEPAVEPGLREKLNLAEKQILLEALSRAHGIKRQAAAMLHVDPRNLPYLLRKHDLGEHRKYKPSLW